The proteins below come from a single Triplophysa rosa linkage group LG12, Trosa_1v2, whole genome shotgun sequence genomic window:
- the LOC130562569 gene encoding chitin synthase chs-1-like, with the protein MVVLYLTTAALHPQEFSLVIYGLLYFLCIPSGYLLLAIYSIVNMNNVSWGTRETGGQAKTAAVGAIKKHILQAGCCKCLCLGSREDANEEIPKPETTTGTEKVQVQVPLETKRSRNGSLSDCAWIEHLKESYDFHKSTLTKDENDFWKDLQKKYLEPLKESKEQQDTIANDLRELRNKVAFVFFFCNALWLVATFFLQAIGDYISIKIPKVYPNGTHSTTETFSLDPIALMFLLSFALLLIMQFFAMLYHRIYTLIHFVAYVDTEIKDLRKYSIPNVDSSIQHENKEPDTSLFFHNPSTPRGSVTLV; encoded by the exons ATGGTGGTGTTGTATCTCACCACGGCTGCTCTGCACCCTCAGGAGTTCTCACTGGTCATCTATGGACTTTTATACTTCCTCTGCATTCCTAGTGGCTATCTGCTGTTAGCTATTTACTCCATAGTCAACATGAACAATGTGTCGTGGGGTACACGTGAAACTGGTGGCCAGGCTAAGACTGCAGCAGTCGGTGCCATCAAGAAGCACATCTTGCAGGCCGGGTGTTGTAAGTGTCTATGTTTGGGATCTCGTGAAGATGCGAATGAGGAGATACCAAAACCTGAAACCACAACAGGGACTGAAAAGGTGCAGGTTCAAGTTCCTTTGGAAACAAAAAG GTCACGCAATGGCTCACTTTCAGATTGTG CTTGGATTGAACATCTAAAGGAGTCTTACGACTTTCACAAGTCAACTCTAACTAAG GATGAAAACGATTTCTGGAAAGATCTGCAGAAAAAGTATCTAGAGCCTCTTAAAGAAAGCAAAGAGCAACAAGATACAATTGCAAATGATCTGAGAGAACTGAGAAATAAG GTggcatttgtttttttcttctgcaatgCGCTTTGGTTAGTGGCAACATTCTTCCTTCAAGCCATTGGTGACTATATCTCCATAAAGATCCCAAAGGTCTATCCCAATGGGACTCATTCCACAACAGAAACGTTTTCTCTTGATCCAATTGCGCTGATGTTTCTACTGAGCTTTGCGTTATTGCTGATAATGCAATTTTTTGCGATGCTTTACCACAG AATATACACATTAATCCATTTTGTGGCGTATGTGGATACAGAAATCaaagatttaagaaaatattcaATTCCG AACGTAGACTCCAGCATCCAGCATGAGAACAAAGAGCCAGACACAAGCTTGTTTTTTCACAACCCATCTACTCCAAGAGGATCTGTAACTTTGGTATAA